A single Paenibacillus sp. FSL R5-0517 DNA region contains:
- a CDS encoding ABC transporter substrate-binding protein, producing MKKAGFIILACMLFTSLVLAGCSSSEKGNGEGGDSSGKTAINVFAHQGSDTNLSTNKFTKKMEEKFDIQFNWTTVPFDGAAEKRQISLASGDYPDLYLLIPWVDRFSQTDLLKFGQQGVILPLNDLIEKHAPNIKKVLESNDYYRAMNTAPDGNIYGLTGLNECFHCSYPNKMWVNTKWMEQLGLTEPATTEEFKEMLRAFKTKDPNGNGKADEVPLSGSTENFGVHIIPYLMNGFIYDDDRNYLIVNQGKVETVANKPEWKEGLAYIKSLYDEGLIDPGAFTQNVGAFKKIGDNADAQLLGAGAAMHPSLFVTTAEGSPYGNDYNPIPPLKGPNATYATYNYPIDPGASFVLTNKASEETQIAAIKLLDYFYTQEGTMASYLGEEGTSWRKPQEGEVALNDQIEPLYKAIPLPSGEEPRNDSWAALSQYNHHRAYRDAEVQVKDIYANDGYERRLYEATLLMEGKEPTDVFPHWALWVDPSLADETSMMQTNLKDYIDQNALQFITGAKSLDKDWEDYVKGLEGLNINRYLEIMQSSYDASSISK from the coding sequence TTGAAAAAAGCGGGTTTCATCATTCTTGCCTGTATGCTATTTACCTCGTTGGTTCTTGCCGGATGTTCCAGTTCTGAAAAGGGGAACGGAGAAGGCGGCGATTCGTCAGGCAAGACAGCCATTAATGTGTTTGCACACCAAGGCTCGGACACCAATCTGTCCACCAATAAATTCACGAAGAAAATGGAAGAGAAATTTGATATCCAATTCAACTGGACTACGGTTCCATTCGATGGTGCAGCCGAGAAAAGACAGATTTCACTGGCTTCCGGCGATTATCCGGACTTGTATCTGTTAATCCCGTGGGTAGATCGGTTCTCCCAGACAGACTTGTTGAAGTTTGGCCAACAGGGGGTAATATTACCGCTGAATGATCTGATTGAGAAACATGCCCCGAATATTAAAAAAGTGCTTGAAAGCAATGACTATTATCGGGCCATGAATACCGCTCCAGATGGAAATATCTATGGTCTGACGGGTTTGAATGAATGTTTTCACTGTTCATACCCGAACAAGATGTGGGTCAACACCAAATGGATGGAACAATTAGGTTTGACCGAGCCTGCAACGACAGAAGAGTTTAAGGAAATGCTTCGGGCATTTAAAACCAAAGATCCAAACGGTAATGGTAAGGCAGATGAAGTGCCCCTAAGTGGTTCTACCGAGAATTTTGGGGTGCACATTATCCCTTATTTAATGAACGGTTTTATCTATGACGATGATCGGAATTATCTCATCGTTAACCAAGGGAAAGTGGAGACCGTTGCGAATAAGCCGGAGTGGAAAGAAGGACTTGCGTATATCAAATCGCTGTATGATGAAGGGCTGATCGATCCGGGGGCCTTTACGCAGAACGTGGGTGCTTTCAAAAAGATCGGTGATAATGCTGATGCACAGCTTCTCGGTGCAGGAGCAGCGATGCATCCATCGTTATTTGTAACCACTGCCGAAGGTTCACCTTACGGAAATGATTACAATCCCATCCCTCCACTGAAGGGACCGAATGCAACCTATGCTACGTATAACTATCCAATCGATCCCGGAGCGTCTTTTGTACTGACGAACAAGGCCAGCGAGGAAACACAGATTGCAGCCATTAAGCTACTGGATTATTTCTACACCCAAGAAGGGACCATGGCATCTTATCTGGGAGAAGAGGGCACAAGCTGGCGTAAACCACAGGAAGGCGAAGTGGCGCTCAATGATCAGATAGAGCCGCTCTACAAAGCCATTCCGCTTCCTTCCGGAGAAGAACCTCGTAATGACAGTTGGGCAGCATTGAGTCAGTACAATCATCACCGTGCCTATCGTGACGCCGAAGTACAGGTCAAGGACATCTACGCCAATGACGGTTATGAACGGCGACTGTATGAGGCTACATTATTGATGGAAGGAAAAGAGCCAACGGACGTTTTCCCTCACTGGGCACTCTGGGTTGACCCGTCTCTGGCGGATGAAACAAGCATGATGCAGACTAATCTTAAAGACTATATCGATCAAAATGCGCTGCAATTCATTACGGGAGCGAAAAGTCTCGATAAGGATTGGGAAGATTATGTGAAAGGACTGGAGGGACTGAACATCAATCGTTATCTGGAAATCATGCAGTCTTCCTATGATGCTTCTTCTATTTCCAAATAG
- a CDS encoding carbohydrate ABC transporter permease produces MSNTQTDTGRSRIRSSSTIRESWGDRVFITVVYFMLTVVLIAVLYPLIYIVSSSLSSPAAVSSGKVWLWPIDLTFDGYKSVLRNDQVLTGYANSLFYTACGTLISVALTIMIAYPLSKKTFVGRSSLMMFITFTMLFSGGLIPTYLVVKTMGLIDTRWALLIPNAIWVWQVIIARTFFQNSIPEELSEAADIDGCSDIRFIFSVILPLAKPIIAVLSLMYAVGQWNAYFDALIYLKSQSLYPLQLILRSILILNSSTGNMDASEMIKQQQMAELMKYSLIVMASLPVLIIYPFVQRYFVQGMLIGSVKG; encoded by the coding sequence ATGTCTAACACACAAACAGATACCGGTCGTTCCCGAATCAGGAGCAGCAGTACAATCCGCGAATCTTGGGGAGATCGCGTATTTATAACGGTTGTTTATTTCATGCTAACGGTGGTGCTGATCGCCGTGTTGTATCCCTTGATATACATTGTGAGTTCTTCGCTTAGCAGCCCTGCTGCCGTCTCCTCAGGAAAAGTCTGGTTGTGGCCCATTGACCTGACATTCGATGGTTACAAGTCTGTATTACGCAATGATCAAGTCCTTACGGGGTATGCCAATTCCCTTTTCTACACAGCCTGCGGTACGTTGATAAGCGTGGCTCTGACCATCATGATTGCGTATCCGTTATCCAAAAAGACATTTGTTGGTCGCAGCTCACTAATGATGTTTATCACCTTCACCATGCTGTTTTCGGGCGGCTTGATTCCTACCTACCTGGTGGTCAAAACGATGGGGCTGATTGATACCCGCTGGGCGCTGCTGATTCCCAATGCTATCTGGGTCTGGCAAGTCATCATTGCACGTACATTTTTCCAGAATTCAATACCGGAAGAGCTGTCCGAAGCAGCAGACATCGATGGGTGCAGTGACATCCGTTTTATCTTCAGTGTCATCCTGCCGCTCGCCAAACCAATCATTGCCGTGTTGTCGCTTATGTACGCAGTTGGTCAATGGAATGCATACTTTGACGCTCTCATTTATTTGAAATCACAATCGCTCTACCCGCTACAGCTGATATTGCGCAGCATTCTTATTCTGAACAGCAGTACGGGAAATATGGACGCTTCAGAAATGATCAAACAGCAACAGATGGCTGAACTCATGAAATACTCATTAATTGTCATGGCCAGCCTGCCGGTTCTGATTATCTATCCTTTTGTACAACGATATTTCGTGCAAGGCATGTTGATTGGTTCTGTCAAAGGATAG
- a CDS encoding ABC transporter permease subunit, producing the protein MLPPIAYFIIFKYVPMVNAVLAFKDYNVIKGIWGSPWAGTKYFELLFQNPAFITLIKNTLYISFYSLIVGFPIPILLALALNEIKNIRFKKIVQMVTYAPYFISTVVMVSIIMLFLSPRLGIVNTIAGALGFEAVNFLGEPGLFRSIYVFSDVWQGMGYSAVIYLAALAGVDPSLYEAAKVDGANRMQKIINVDLPGLLPAAVIILILSVGNIMAVGFEKIYLLQNPLNLSASEIISTYVYKIGLLNANYSFATAVGLFNSVINLVLLLIVNAVAKRLSNTSLW; encoded by the coding sequence ATCCTGCCACCAATTGCTTACTTTATTATTTTCAAGTATGTACCGATGGTGAATGCGGTGCTGGCGTTTAAAGATTACAACGTCATCAAGGGAATCTGGGGCAGTCCGTGGGCCGGAACCAAGTATTTTGAATTGCTTTTTCAAAATCCGGCATTCATCACACTCATCAAGAACACGCTTTACATTTCGTTTTACAGCCTGATTGTCGGTTTCCCGATTCCTATATTACTGGCACTCGCGCTGAATGAAATCAAAAACATACGATTCAAAAAAATCGTGCAAATGGTGACGTATGCTCCATATTTCATCTCTACCGTTGTAATGGTCTCCATCATTATGCTCTTTCTGTCTCCTCGGTTGGGTATTGTCAATACAATCGCAGGTGCACTTGGTTTTGAAGCGGTGAATTTTCTCGGAGAGCCTGGACTGTTTCGTTCCATCTACGTATTCTCCGATGTGTGGCAGGGAATGGGATACTCCGCTGTCATATATCTGGCCGCTCTCGCGGGTGTTGACCCATCCCTGTACGAAGCTGCCAAAGTGGACGGAGCCAACCGAATGCAGAAAATCATTAATGTTGATCTGCCTGGATTGCTTCCAGCAGCCGTCATCATTCTGATTCTGAGTGTAGGCAACATCATGGCTGTCGGATTCGAGAAAATATATTTGCTGCAAAATCCGCTCAACCTGTCTGCCTCGGAAATCATCTCCACGTATGTCTATAAAATAGGATTGCTGAATGCCAATTACAGCTTCGCTACTGCGGTTGGCTTGTTCAACTCGGTAATTAACCTGGTTTTGCTATTAATCGTAAACGCGGTCGCCAAGCGACTGTCCAACACAAGCTTATGGTAA
- a CDS encoding beta-L-arabinofuranosidase domain-containing protein, with the protein MHQVEQIRYTLKRGVPLFTNFGLNEVRLTKGDFAHRQQLVQTYLMSFRIERLMHTFRINAGKPSCAEPLSGWEAEDCGLRGHFTGHYLSACAKLAFANQHRELTSKANEIVDILESCARPNGYLSAFEEDQLDQLESEHSPKVWAPYYTLHKIMQGLIDCHIYLGNMKALQLGVNMAHYISGRFAQLSFWQIDGILRCTRLNPANEFGGMGDALYSLHELTGDVKILELAHLFDRDYFIDPLVNGQDMLADLHANTHLPMIIAAMHRHEITGESQYREAAIHFYKFLKGRTFANGNNSSKAFAPVQGGVSEKSEHWGHFGRLEDALTGGESESCCAHNTERILERLHSWSDGVEYLEHMELLKYNAILNSASSQTGLSQYHQPMGSGVTKNFSSAYDSFWCCTGSGIEAMSELQKNIWFRSGNRLLLNAFISSTVEWSEHTRIEQCSKYPDTLVSTLVIKTVRPVILALYLKEKSVAAVKINASAPDVQHKNGYIVIEREFHDRDIIEIEIDAKLHLVPLQGSDSKAAMMYGNILLAQLGDYRRVKGMTAGNLHEKIVRLPGEELAFVAESEQGELLNFIPLFRVEETRYSVYLDLGNDASPARPFSVAETGSAAYEYETTSNHEDAFNS; encoded by the coding sequence ATGCATCAGGTGGAACAAATCAGATATACATTGAAACGAGGTGTCCCTTTGTTCACCAACTTTGGCCTGAATGAAGTCAGGTTGACAAAAGGAGATTTTGCACATCGGCAGCAGCTTGTGCAAACCTATTTGATGTCATTTCGTATCGAACGACTTATGCACACGTTCAGAATCAATGCAGGAAAACCATCGTGTGCAGAGCCTCTGAGTGGATGGGAAGCCGAAGATTGCGGCCTAAGAGGACATTTTACAGGACATTATCTCTCGGCATGTGCCAAATTGGCTTTTGCCAATCAGCATCGGGAACTGACATCGAAGGCCAACGAGATAGTTGATATCCTGGAATCCTGTGCACGTCCGAACGGATACTTAAGCGCCTTCGAGGAGGATCAGCTTGACCAGTTGGAAAGCGAGCATAGTCCAAAGGTCTGGGCACCGTACTATACCCTTCACAAAATAATGCAAGGACTTATCGACTGTCATATATATCTGGGGAATATGAAGGCTTTGCAGCTTGGAGTGAATATGGCCCATTATATATCCGGACGGTTTGCACAGCTCTCTTTTTGGCAAATTGATGGCATTCTCCGCTGCACAAGGCTGAATCCGGCGAATGAGTTCGGAGGAATGGGAGATGCCCTTTACTCACTCCATGAACTTACCGGAGATGTGAAAATACTGGAGCTTGCACATCTGTTCGACAGAGACTATTTTATAGATCCGCTTGTTAATGGTCAGGATATGCTTGCAGATTTGCACGCCAACACCCATCTTCCCATGATCATAGCAGCAATGCACCGTCATGAGATCACTGGCGAGAGCCAATACAGAGAGGCAGCAATACATTTCTACAAATTTTTGAAAGGAAGAACATTTGCCAATGGCAATAACAGTTCAAAGGCTTTCGCTCCTGTCCAAGGCGGAGTTTCCGAGAAATCGGAACATTGGGGCCATTTCGGAAGATTGGAAGATGCACTGACAGGTGGAGAGAGTGAGAGCTGTTGTGCACACAACACCGAACGCATACTGGAGCGATTGCATTCATGGTCCGATGGAGTTGAATATCTGGAACATATGGAATTACTTAAATATAATGCCATATTGAATAGTGCCAGCAGTCAGACAGGGCTGTCTCAATACCACCAGCCAATGGGAAGCGGTGTAACCAAAAATTTCAGCAGTGCCTATGATTCCTTCTGGTGCTGTACGGGTTCCGGTATCGAGGCGATGAGCGAGCTGCAGAAAAACATCTGGTTCAGAAGCGGAAACAGATTGCTGTTAAATGCATTCATCTCGTCAACCGTAGAGTGGAGCGAGCACACCCGCATTGAGCAGTGCAGCAAATATCCCGATACGCTTGTGTCTACCCTGGTGATCAAGACGGTAAGACCCGTGATATTGGCATTGTACCTGAAAGAGAAGTCTGTCGCAGCGGTGAAAATCAACGCCAGTGCCCCAGATGTGCAACATAAGAATGGTTACATCGTCATTGAGCGAGAATTTCATGATCGGGATATCATCGAGATTGAGATTGATGCCAAGCTGCATCTGGTTCCACTGCAAGGTTCGGATAGCAAAGCCGCGATGATGTATGGTAACATTTTGCTGGCACAGCTGGGGGACTACAGAAGAGTGAAGGGAATGACGGCAGGCAATCTGCATGAGAAGATCGTCAGACTTCCCGGGGAGGAACTGGCATTCGTTGCAGAAAGTGAGCAAGGAGAACTCCTGAACTTCATTCCACTGTTTCGGGTGGAAGAAACAAGGTACAGCGTTTACCTGGATCTGGGGAATGACGCTTCTCCTGCTCGACCATTCTCTGTGGCCGAGACGGGGAGCGCAGCTTATGAGTACGAGACAACCAGCAACCATGAAGACGCATTTAATTCCTAA